The DNA segment GGTATTGCTACTATAATTTTTATATCTGATGGTTTTTTTAATGTTAAATATAATCATTTCGTACTATTATCAAATATATTTTTATAATGATAGAATATTGATGAAAAAATCTAATATTGGGGTTGGGAAAATGAATAATTTATCCAAGCTTGTATCCGTGTGTATGACTTTCTTGCTTGCGTTTGGTCTGTTATTTACTCCTCATGTTCAAGCAAGTGATCTGGACGATGAAATTTTTGAAGAAGAGGAGTATGTTGATTATTATGTAGAAGGTACAGAGGATGATGAGGAAGATGATAGTGAATTAACTGAATCATACAGTATAAATAGCGGAGAATACGGTGCAAAAGAAGGAAGGCAAGAAAACAGATAAGCATTCTACGTACACGAAAGACCAATTAAAAGATGGAAAATTGCCGACTAAATCCAGAAAATACTCAAGCCATGACTTGTTAAACTCTAAAGGAAAGGTTAAACAGAGACGATATTACGATGGTAAGGGACGGGCTGATATGGATATAGACTATACTGATCATGGGAATCCAAAACAGCATCCGAAGGTTCCTCATCGACATGATTGGACATGGAAAGATGGAAAAGCTACAAGGTCAAAAGGTTATTGAGGTGAGTGTATGGAGAAACTTTCATACGAAGACTTCGTACAAGATTTAAACACTGGTCATGACATTGAGTTTGAATATATTGGTAAAAAATACTCAATTACCAATTCACAAGATGGTTTTTCACTTTGTGAATACAATTCAAGTGAACCCATTACTTTTGCAAGTGTGGCAGAGTTATTGGAGAAAGCTAAGATTAGTGGAAGAACGATCAAAGAGATATGGCCGGAGATTAAGGTTAAAGACATTTTTTGACTATTAAAGCACCCATCAGGGTGCTTTTCTTATGCGAAAGGAGTTAGGATCATGGCACATATGACAGCTGGGCAAGTTCATAAACACTTGAAGGACAACCCTGACCGGGCACTGGAGGCAGACAACCTGGAAAGTGTGTGTGCTGCCTGTCACAACCAGTTGCACCCAGAGAAAGCAGGTGGGAAGGCGAGGAGGAAGCGCAAAGCGCAGTGATAAAGATAGTTGGAAATGGATGAAAAAGGGTTGAATGGTACCCCTTATTCCCTGTTGACCCATTCTCAGAACCGGGAGTCTTCCACGAGCCCGTCACCGCGGAAGGACAGCAAATCATAACCAAAACGTAAATAAAAGCTCTCTCAACGAATGAGAGAGCTTTTATCATGGAAACGATCGATCTCCCATTCACGAAACCACATTTTTCTGATACAATTTCGGATCCGTCTGACAAAAACACCGGTACGGGGAGCAAAAGTTTCGTTTCAGTCTCACGCAAAATAGGGAAGCGTAATCAGTGACAACTGGCTTCGAATACCCTTACCATCTGTCATTTTAGCCGACAGCAGATGTCAAATAACCGAACATTTGATATAACTAAAGTAGTTATCGTCCAAAGGAGGATTTCCGTATGAGACCCCTACAAAAGGAAATCATCGACGAACTGCACGTTCGTTCGTCCATCGACCCGGAACAAGAGGTGCGGATGCGCGTCCAATTCATCAAAGAATACTTGCGTCACACCCGTGCCAAGGGATTGGTTCTGGGAATCTCCGGGGGGCAAGATTCCAGCCTCGCCGGGCGCCTCTGCCAATTGGCCGTGGAAGAGCTTCGTCGTGAAACCGGGGAAGCATACCGTTTTATCGCCATGCGCCTTCCCTACGGCGTCCAGCAAGATGAAGCGGACGCACAACGGGCACTCCGCTTTATCCAACCGGACGAAACGCTGACCGTTAATATTCAGGAAGCGGTAGAAGCCACCGTGAACGCTTTCCAAGCAGCCACCGATGAACTCTTATCCGATTTCGTCAAGGGGAACGCCAAAGCGCGGGAGCGCATGAAGTCCCAATACGCCGTCGCCGGTGCCTATCATCTGCTGGTGGTGGGAACCGACCATGCTGCTGAAGCCGTCACCGGCTTTTTCACCAAATTCGGGGATGGGGCCTGCGACCTGATTCCCCTGTTTGGCCTCAATAAGCGGCAGGGCAAGGAATGCTTGCGACATCTGGGTGCCGAAACGGCCATTTACGAAAAAGTGCCGACCGCCGATCTGTTGGATGACCGTCCCGGTCAGGCCGATGAGGCGGAGCTGGGCTTAACGTATCCCGTCATCGACGATTATCTGGAAGGAAAAGAGGTGGACCCGGAAGCGGCTCAACAAATTGAAGACAAATTCCTGTCCACCCGCCACAAGCGAACCGTTCCCGTCTCCCCGTTTGACGCCTGGTGGAAAGTATAACCCTTGCGCTACATCGATGAAACCGCCGTTCCAGTGACGGCGGTTTTTTCGTTTCTTCCCTCCGATTGCAATCCCCGCCAAAATGGGATAGCGTAAAAAGAAAAGAATGTTCACTTTTGCCTGAAACGAGGAATCCCAATGCACACCACACCCCTTTTCTCCTCGTCGTCGCGTCGCAGGATTGAGGAGGTTCACCCCGACTTTCGGAAGCATCGGATGGATGAGGTAACGGTGGAAGAACCTCTGGAGATTCGCCTTCTCCCCTCTCAGGCTCCGGAAGCGGTGCCGCTGGCTGTCACCATGCGCACTCCCGGCCACGACTACGAGCTGGCCGCCGGTTTTTTGTGGACGGAAGGCATCCTGGAGAATCCCGCGCAGATTCACCGTATTTACTACTGCCGCAATCCCCGCGAACCCCAGTATTTTAATATCGTTCAGGTGGCACTCCAGCAGGATGTTGCAATGGATTGGAAGCGCTTTACCCGTCATTTTTACCAAACATCCAGCTGCGGCATCTGCGGAAAGGCCTCCTTGGAAGCGATCCGCGTGCGGGGAGTGGCACCCGTAAAGCGGACCTTCCAGATCTCACCCTCGGTGATCCGATCCCTGCCGGAGGCGTTGAGGCGGGAACAAACCGCCTTTGACCGCACCGGGGGACTGCACGCCGCCGCCTGGTTCGACTGCGAGGGCAGCCTCCTGGCATTGCGGGAGGATGTGGGTCGACACAACGCTGTGGATAAATTGCTGGGGAGTTTATTCCTATCCGGCGCGCCGCTGCATGACGGGATTCTCATGGTGAGCGGGCGAGCCAGTTTTGAAATTATGCAAAAAGCGGCGGTGGCCGGAGTAGCAATGGTGGCGGCGGTGTCCGCCCCCTCTAGCCTGGCCTGCGACTTGGCGCGGGAATTCGGGATCACGTTGATCGGCTTTATGCGGAAAGACCGGTTCAATATATACACCGGCGGTGAACGAGTGGAAGAGGAACGTTGAGTTTCAGGAGGGATCGGCATGGAACAAAAACGGAAAAAGGGATGGGATTCCACCAGCTGGGCTTCTCTTACCCCTTTTGGGATGGGAGAGACAAAACCCCACCATTTCAAAGAAATGATCCGGGTCGCCTGGGAAAATCGCGACCAACTGGGATACGCCTGGCGAATCCTCAACCAGGGATGCTGTGACGGATGCGCCTTGGGGACGACAGGAATGAAAGATTGGACCTTGCCGGGCACTCACTTGTGCATGGTCCGGCTGAACCTATTGCGGATGAACACCATGCCCGCCTTGGACGGCGAAATGCTTACCGACCTCAATCAGTTGAAGGAGCTGAACAGTCGGGACATGCGGGAATGGGGCCGCCTTCCGTATCCCATGCTGCGCCGCAAAGGGGATGCTGGTTTCCATCGAATTTCCTGGGATAAGGCGCTGAATCTGGCAGCGGATCAAATCCGGAAAACGATTCCGGAACGGCTGGCGTTTTACCTGACTTCCCGCGGGATCGGCAACGAGGTGTACTTTGCCGCCAACAAAGCGGCCCGCTTCCTGGGAACCAACCATATCGACAACGCTGCCCGCATCTGTCATGCTCCCAGCACCGTCGCCCTGACCCGATCCACCGGTGTCGGTGCCACTACACTCTCTTATACGGACTGGATCGGAACCGACCTGTTGATTCTGGTAGGTTCCAATTTGGCCAACAACCAACCCGTCGCCACCAAATACATCTACCACGCGAAAAAAGCCGGCACCAAAGTGGTGGTGGTTAATCCCTATGAAGAAGAGGGGCTAAAACGATACTGGGTTCCCTCTGTGACTGAAAGTGCCCTATTCGGAACAAAACTGACCGATGATTTCTACTCTGTCTCCATCGGCGGAGATGCGGCGTTTTTTAATGGCGTCCTGAAACACCTGATCGAAACGAAACGAGTGGATCGTCCGTTCATCGACGGCCATACCCGGAATTTCGATGAAGTGGAGCGTCATGTCACCCATCTGTCATGGGAGGAACTGGAGCGCTCCGCCGGTACCACCCGGAAAGAAATGATTCGATTTGCAAATCAATATGCCGATGCCGACACTTCCATCACGGTCTGGAGCATGGGAGTGACCCAGCACAGTCACGGTACAGACAATGTACAGAGCCTGGTCAATTTAGCGTTGGCCATGGGGCGCATCGGACGCCCCCACACCGGCCTTAACCCGATACGCGGCCACTCGGGGGTACAAGGCGGTGCCGAGATGGGAGCAGTCCCCAACGCCTACGGCATGGGGCTGCCCGTTGAATCGGAATCTGCCGACCATCTGAAGCAGCTGTGGGGGTTCACTCCGCCGACCCAGCCGGGATTAAAGGCGGGGGCCATGATCCAAGCCGCCTATGAAGGAAATTTGGACACGATGATGGTAATCGGGGGAAACTTCCTGGAAACCTTGCCGGATCCGCTGATTGTCCGGGAGGCATTGGCCCGCATTCCGCACCGTATCCATCAGGACATCGTTCTCAGTCCTCAGATGCTGGTGGAACCGGAGGCAGAAGATGGCTGGGTGCTCATCCTGCCCGCGGCCACCCGTTATGAAACACCCGGCGGAATCACGGAAACATCCACCGAGCGGCGGGTCATTTTCAGTCCGGAGATACCAGGACCCCGTATCGAAGAGGCACGACCCGAATGGTGGATACCAGTAGAGATCGCCAAACGCGTATACCCGGAGCGGGCTTCTCTCATTCATTATGAGGATCCCGCTGCCATCCGGGCAGACATTGCCCGCACCATCCCCGCTTATGACGGTATTCAGCACCTGAAGAAACAGGGGGACCAGTTTCAATGGGGGGGCGTCCGATTATGCGAAGACGGAAACTTCGCCACCGATGACGGACGGGCTCGCTTTTACCGGGCGTCGCTGCCCCATACGGATATTCCGGAGGGAATGTTTCGAGTCGGTACCCGGCGGGGCAAACAGTTTAACAGCATGTTGTGGGGGGAACACGATCCCCTCACCGATTCGGTACGGGAAGATGTGTTCATCTCCCCAGCTGATGCCGATTCACTCCGTTTGGCGGACGGCGATCCGGTTTTGTTGCGCTCTTCCTTTGGCGAGATGAAGGGACGGATTAAACGGGTGCCCATTCAGCCCCGTAACCTTCAGGTCCACTGGCCGGAGGGAAACGCGCTCATTCCCTTCGGCCGCTTCGACCGGCTGAGCGGGGAACCCGATTATCACACCATCGCCGAGTTGATCCCATTGAAAGCCTCCAGTGGAATGGAAGCTGCCGCGGGGCGGGCGTAAGCCTGTTCCGCGGTTTTTGATGGAAAATAAAAAACCGAGGTTTTCGGAATCCGTCCGTTTCCGACATCCATCGGTTTTAACGTTAAATGATTTCGGTCGGCTCCATTCGGATCGCCTCCCGCAACTTGCGCAGAGCCCGTCGCTGCAAGCGGGAGACGTGCATCTGGGAGATTCCCAGGTGTTCACCCGCCTGTTTTTGGCTCATATTGTCGAAGAAGGTCATCTGGATGATGTCCCGTTCCCGGTCTGTAAGCACTTGGAAGGCCCGTTCCAACAGCATCTGCCGGTCCACTTGTTCGTAGCCGTGATCCGCATGGCCCACCAAGTCCAACAACGTCACATGGCTGCCGTCACTGTTGGCTTCGATCGGGCTGTCGACCGAGACCGCATTGTAGCTGCGGCCCATTTCCATCGTTTCCAAGACTTCCTCCGGACTGACTTCCAGGTATTCCGCGATTTCATCCACATGGGGAGAACGTTGAAAGCGGGTAGTCAATTCCTCCACCGCTTTTTTGATACGGGGGCCAAGCTCCTTAATACGGCGGGGTACATGGACGCTCCACGTCTTGTCACGGATGTAACGCTTGATCTCCCCTACAATCGTCGGAACGGCAAATCCTTCAAAGCTGCGTCCATAAGTGGGATCATACCGTTTCAGGGCGGCAAGAAGACCGAGCATCCCTACTTGGGTTAAATCTTCGAAAGGTTCGCTCCCCCTGGAAAATTTAGAAGCCATCGTCTCTACCAAGGAGGTGTAATGTTCCACCAATTTCGCTTGAACGGCTTCGTCCCCCTCCTCCTGATAGAGACGGATCATTTCAAGGATTTCACCATCGGTGAGATTGCGTTTCTGCGGGCGAGTCGACATCTTGATCCACCTCGTCCCTTCGAATAAACTTGGTGAGCGTCACAACCACCCCTTGACTGCCGTTAATTTCCACACGGTCCATCAGGGTTTCCATCAAATGTAGACCCAGCCCCCTTTCTCGCATCGCGGTCAGCGGCAGCCGGGAGTCAATCGGGCCGGAGCGACGTTTGACGCAATCGATGTCAAAACTGTTGCCCTCGTCTTTCACCATCACTTCCAGCCGATCACGATAGATCCGAAACTGGATCACAATATTGCCGGCTTTGCCGGAATATGCGTGATCCACCGCATTGGTGCAGGCTTCCGCGACGGCTAACTTCATATCCTCAATCTCATCATAATCAAAGCCCATCCGGTTGGCGATGCCGGAAACGGTCAAACGGACCACACCCACATACTGGGCTTTCGCGGGGATGGCCAATTCGATTCGATCGCTGGAATGCACCACAGAACACCCACTCCCTTTACACTCCGTCTTCAATATCTATGATCTCGGTCAAGTTGGTGATTTGCAGCAGTCGATTCAAGCGTGGACTGATCCCCGTCAACACCAGACGGCCGTTTTGAGCACGCAGGGACTTATATGCACCGATCAGAACGCCCAATCCGGTGCTGTCCATATAATCGACTTGGGACAGATCCAGATGAATCTCGCGGTCAGCCTTGCACAAAGGCATCAGTTTTTCCCGCAGCTGCGGCGCAGTATACGCGTCCACTTCCCCCGACACGACCAACGTGGTCACATTCGCTTTTTGAGTCCGTTCTTGTATCGATACATTCATTCTCTCAACCTCCACACATGAGACTTTCCCCCAGCGATTTCATTTGAAACCTCTTCGATCAGGACGAACGTCGGATCATCAGGATGGTCTGATCGTCTTTCTGCTCATGGTTGGCTTGTTCGTAAAGATCCTGATACATCGCTTCCACTCCTTGCTGGGCGGGCAGGTGAATATTCGAAGCGATCAGCTCCTTGAAGCGTTCCCGCCCCAAAAAGCGACCTTTGATACGGGCTTCCGTCACTCCGTCCGAAAACAAAATGACCGCATCACCCGGATCCAATTGGAGTTCGTACTCCTCATAGGAAATCTCCTTCGTCACTCCCAGAACCAGTCCCCGGGTGGTCATATCGCGAAATTCCCCGGTAGCGGCGTGGTAATAAAATCCGGGCTCATGTCCGGCAGCCGCATAACGAAACTGATGGTGATGAATATCATATACCCCATATACCATGGTAATGAACATGCTTGGATCCACATTCCGTTCCACCACGATGTTCAAACGGCGTAAAATGTCCGAGGGACTCAGTGGCTGTTCCAGTTGATCCATGGCATATTTGATCATGGACATGCACAAGGCGGCCGGGATCCCTTTTCCGATAATATCCGAGAGAGCGATGCCCACAGCCCCGCATCCGTGATCCACAAAATTATAATAATCCCCACTCATTCGTTGGGCGGGAACACTGATCACCCCAACCTCCAATCCCGGCAAACAAGGCAGAGCATCCGGCAACAGTGTCTGCTGCATGCCCACTGCCACTTCGATTTCATATTCCAATTCCTTTTGCCGGGTCCGCAAACTCTCGTGCTCGCGCAAAGAGATCCCGTAGCCGATCATCATTTCGATCAGCATATCAAACGAGTCGCGAACGGCGGAGGGAAGTTCCGGCAACTCATTTTTCACCGCTTCGGCGTGGTAGCTGACCATCTCTTCCGGGGGGATTTTCTGTTCCATCATCCACTTGCTCATCTGTTGCGCCTCATACAGATGATCTTCACTCTTGTCCCGTAGGTAAGAGGTGAGCAACTCCCGATACTGTTGAATAATCTGTTCTTGCATCCTGTCACCTCGTATTCGTGGCGTCGATGCCACCCCGCTCCGTCATCTCGGCAGTTTCCTTCATCGATCGGCGCCACTTAGTGGCTTGTTGACGGTTATCCGGCACCAGACGGATTCATACGAAAACCATCCCGATCTGGAAAAATAGACCCAACGACTCCTTGCGCTTCTCAAGGTTAGAAAGGACGATGGTGATTATTTCTCTATTATTATACATGATCCAATCCCGGATCGGTTATATGGAAAAAGATAGGGAACACAAAAAAAGAGAGGCGCAGCCACCCCTCCTTACTCCGTTTTAGAAATCGATAAGTCCCAAACTGATATTGAGCGCCTCGTTCACCCGACTCATCATTTCCTCATCCAGATGGGTGATTTTATCTGTAAGACGCTGCTTGTCAATCGTTCGAATCTGTTCTAATAGGATGACGGAGTCCCGGTCAAACCCATAGGATTTCGCGTCGATTTCGACATGAGTAGGGAGTTTCGCCTTCTGGATCTGAGCGGTGATCGCGGCGATGATGACAGTGGGGCTGAACCGGTTCCCGATGTTGTTTTGAATCACCAAAACAGGCCGAACCCCACCTTGTTCTGATCCGACCACTGGCGAAAGATCGGCAAAGTATACATCGCCACGCTTCACAATCAAATGCTTACACCCCACTAACCAGTCGAATCGTCGTGTCGTCAGCCTCTTCTTCCGCTTCAAACGCTTCGGAAGCAATATTTAGATTGATCTTAGCCATTTCCATATAACCTTGTTGCATCATTTCCCGGATCAGCCGTTTTTTCCGTTCATGGAGGTACAATTTCATCGCTTGACGGACAAACTCGCTGCGATTGGAATTCTCCTTCTCCACCAACCCGTCTACTTCCTGGAGCAAATGCTGAGGCAGGCTAATCATGATTCTCTTTGTGTCGGACAACGTAAAGCACCCCCAACCAATCGTCACCGTTGGCGATTTCCCTTTTCAATACTACCATTATGTTAAAGCTGTTGCAAAAATATACTTTGGGTGTCCACCTGTCGACAACAGCCGACTGACAAGAACTCTTACATTTTCACCGCCTTTTTCAACGGATGAATCCGGTAGGCGGACAGGGTCTCTATCCCCGCCGAGACCAACCGGGGACAATATTAAAGGTATTCGATTACAATGGCAAAATTCCTTCCCGCAGGATATTGATTTCAATCCTGTCAGAGAAGTTTTTGCGATGGATCCAACAACAAATTTCGGATGCTGACACGATTGCCGGAACGTGTATAAATCCGCGGGATGCGCCGGTCCAACATACAAGTGATCTCATAGGAAATCGTACCGAGCAAAGTGGCGACTTGATCTACGGTCACCGCTTCCTCTCCTTGCCGACCGTAAAGAACCACCTCATCTCCCGTTTTCACCGGCATTGCATCGGTCACATCCAACATCGTCTGATCCATGCAAACCCGGCCCACCACCGGCACCCGCTTCCCTTGGACCAATGCTACCCCTTTATTGGACAATAATCGGCTGTATCCATCGGCATACCCGACGGGAAGAGTGGCGATCCAGCGAGTACCGTCCACCACCCGTGTCTTGCCGTAGCTGATCCCCATCCCCTCTTCCGGACAAGCCAGCCGTGTAATCTTCGTTTTTAAGGTAAGGGCGGGTTGAAGTTTGACCGCCACCCGGTTCACATCAGGGGAAGGATAATATCCGTACATGCTGATCCCCACCCGGACCATCCCATGAGAATACTCCGGCAGATCAATGGCCGCAGCGCTGTTGGCACAATGAATCAACGGGATCTTGATCCCCTTTTCCCCCAGCCGGTTCACCACCTCCATCAAGCGGTAATGTTGATCCTTGGCATAGGTTTTATCCGGTTCATCGGCAGTGGCAAAGTGGGTGAATACCCCCTCGATCACCACCCCGGAACGATCCACCCATTGCTCGATGAGAGCTATCGCCTCATCCGGCCACAATCCCAACCGGCCCATTCCTGTATCCACCTTGACATGAACACGGGCTGTCCGGTTATGGCGACGGGCGATCTCCGCAATCGCCGCCATGGTTTCGCCATCGGACACGGTAAGAGCCGTATCCAACTCCAATGCCTGTTCCAATCCCCGCGGCGGAGTGTGACCCAGGATCAGGATGGGTGCCTGAATGCCCGCTTCCCGAAGTTCGATCGCTTCATCCAGGAAAGCCACGGCCAGATCGGTCGCCCCCGCTTCCAGGGCAGCTTGCGAGACCCGAATCGCCCCGTGTCCGTAGGCATCCCCTTTCACTGCCACCATCAGGCGCACTCCGGGTGTCAACCACTGTAGAAACTCCTTCACATTGTGGGCGATGGCATCTAAATCCACCTCCACCACCGTATCTCGGTATCCTTCATGAACCACGTCGTTTCAGCCCCCGTTTATTCAATTCCAACTGAGCAGCCAGATCCTCCAGAAACGGATCCGTTACCAGCAACGCTTGTTTTTTTCCACGGATATCATACTGGTTGGGTAAATCATAGGTGGGCTTCACTTGATGGAGCGGCACCTCGTCCCGTCGGCGGCCCCAGTGGATCACCAAACGGTCTTCATACAGCACATAACGCGGTCTCTTCCATACCCGCCATATCGCTGGCACCATCCCCATCACCACCCCGCCCCATCCCAACACCGTCAGCATAAACGACACCGAGCGCAGATTTTCAAACAGGGGCAGCACCACCAGCAGCCCCGTCAGGAAGAAACCGATTTCCGCCAAGCGCAAGGTTCGGTTCTTCCGGTACAGCAAGACCGAATAAGGCGTCCGTTCATCGCGCACCGGTCGGATAGCCATTTCTCCACCCCTCGCTCCCCCGTCGGGAATTGTCCCATTTTGTCAGCCCCTATCATACAACGACCGCTTAAAATGAACAATCACTCCGTCACCAGTCCACTGTCCGTCCCAGGGCTGCACTTTCCACCGCCCGCTCAATGACCCGGATCACCTGCGTCGCCTCGTCCGCGGTCACAGGGACGGGGGCATGGCCACGGATGGCATTCCTTACCCCTTCATAATAGGACTCGTAGGAGCCGCGCAGGGTGGGCACCCGCTCAGAAATCCTTCGACCGTCTTCCACAACAAGAGTGGCGTAAAAGTGCGGATCCTCTTCTCCCCAACCTGGATCTTTCGGTCGCCTCCCTTTTTTCAAATCCTCTTCCTGACCGTCCAGCCCCCATTTGATGAAGCTTCCTCTCTCCCCGTGCACCTCAAAACGGGGGCCCGGCTCTGCCACCATCGAGCCGCCGCTCAGCACCACCCGCCTCCGCTTTCCGTATGCCAACGTAAGATAAAAATAATCCGGCACCTGTGCTCCCCATCGCTGGGGAAACAGGTCGGCCGTCACGGTATCCGGCATTCCAAACAGGCACAAGGCTTGGTCGATCAAGTGGGAACCCAAATCATACAGCGTTCCGGCTCCCGGTTCGTCCCGTTCACGCCAGCGGTCCCGCACCTGCGGGCGGAAGCGGTCCCAACGAGCATGGTAGGTATGCACCTCTCCCATGCGCCCTGCCTCCATACACGACCGCAAGGTAAGAAAGTCGTTATCCCACCGTCGGTTGTGAAAAGCGCTCAGAACCCGCCCCCTGTCCAGGGCCAGTCGGTTCAACTCGTCCCCTTCCTCCGAGCGGATGACGAAGGGTTTGTCCACCACCACGTGCTTACCAGCCAAAAGCGCCCGCTTTGCCAGGGAAAAATGAGTCTCATTAGGAGATGCCACCACTACCAGGTCTACACTTGGGTCGGCAAACAATGCCTCCGGATCGGATTCCACCCGGACATGGGGATGATTCCGAACCACTTCTTCCCCTCTGTTGGCTGTTACTGCCGCCATCCATGTAAACCCTGGAACCGACTCTACCAATGGGGCATGAAACACGGACCCTGCCAATCCGTACCCGATGATGCCGACGCGTATGGGATCCATCCGTCCGTCTCCTCTCATCTGAATAGTCTGCTCCCATGGTACCATTGCCGCCTGCTGCATTCCAATCTAGGGCGTCTGAACAATCCGTAGGGCGAGATCCCGGGTCGGTATGGCTGTCTTCGTTTCGTTGCAAAAAGCGCATAGCGAGACCAGGGAACGAAGTGAACCAGGCGAGACTTGTGCTCTATGAGTGCAAAGGCGAACCAAAAGCCATACCGACCCTCCCTTCTACTCACAGAAGATTGAATAACCAGACAAACCTTAGTCATAGGGTACCCAAACCAGAGGCAAGATGCGAATAATATAAGAAGGGACAAATAGGAACAAATAGCTCCAAAAAGGGTGGCATAAGAGTGGCTGATTGGTCTTCCAGAGAAAAACGGCACTTGTTTCTCATCATCCGTAAGTGAAATGAGGGGTTTTCATTGAAACAACGGGCCATCAATGCCTTGAAATGGTGGCTGCCCATCACCGCATTCCTTTACTTCATGCAGTGGTTCGACTATGTTGCGTTTGCTCCAACCGCCCTGTTTTCCGGGGTGGAACTAACGTTTAATCACGCGTTTAATTGGCTCGTCCCCGCGGCGTTTGCCCTGGTATTTTTCGCTATCGGGATTCCCCAGAAAAAAGCGGCAAAGGAGTCCGTGAGAAAGCAAAAAGCACGCCATATTTTCCGAGCACTGGGCTGGATCGGCGGAATCTTGTTGGTCGCCTATCTGGCTTGGGGCGTCTTGCGAATCGTCTTTTTCATATAAGGAGGAAACGATGGAAAGTAACCGATGGAGAGCGGAATTGGAAGATCGGTTTGGGGATGATTGGCGGAAAGCGGTCACATGGCAGGTGGGTAAATGGATCCTTTATATGGGTGTGATTGTCGTAATCGCGACCAATTATGCAAAAACGAACATAGGGATTCCGATTCTCTTGATCTTGTTACTATGTGGTGCACACTGGTGGGGAAACCGTACCTGGGATTTAGAGCGGATATTTAAACAGACACTTCTTTACCGATGGATTGAACGCCCCCTTCATGTGACGGGGTTTCTCGTGATCATATGGTCCATCTTCACTTATACCAATTAAATCCCATACACACAAAAAAACCGCCACCCCGGTGGCGGGTCGATCATTTTTCTTCCTCTTGCCCGTAGAAGGATTGAGCCACTTTGAGGAGTTCTTCTTCAGGCAATTCTCCGATCAATTCCAGTTCCGTGCCTTCGTACATCCAGGAGAGGCGCTTTTTGCCGTCCATCTCCAGCAGAATGCCGACGGTGTAGCCCAGGTCCACTGGTTTTCCGTAAGCCGGGGCACTGGCTTCCACGGAGACGGGCTGTTTCTGGGTAAGAGTGAAGGGATTCTCCCCTTGGTACCGGGTGATCACCGCCGGGCCGTCGGGGGTTTCCACTGTGGTCTCATCTGCCGCTTTGTACCCTTCGGGAATATAGTCCGGTGTGAACACCGCCAGGCTGTTATCCGGCTTGTCGTCAGCCGCTTCTTTCTCCTCCGCCAAGGTAGGGACGCTGCGTCCGGCATAACCGGTCATGTTGCGTTCCATATTGAAGGCGTCTTTGTCAAAGGAAGCATCCGCCTCAAAGCTTTCAAACTGAACCTCTACCATCACTTTCTCTTCGTCATTTAA comes from the Desmospora profundinema genome and includes:
- a CDS encoding PP2C family protein-serine/threonine phosphatase, which gives rise to MQEQIIQQYRELLTSYLRDKSEDHLYEAQQMSKWMMEQKIPPEEMVSYHAEAVKNELPELPSAVRDSFDMLIEMMIGYGISLREHESLRTRQKELEYEIEVAVGMQQTLLPDALPCLPGLEVGVISVPAQRMSGDYYNFVDHGCGAVGIALSDIIGKGIPAALCMSMIKYAMDQLEQPLSPSDILRRLNIVVERNVDPSMFITMVYGVYDIHHHQFRYAAAGHEPGFYYHAATGEFRDMTTRGLVLGVTKEISYEEYELQLDPGDAVILFSDGVTEARIKGRFLGRERFKELIASNIHLPAQQGVEAMYQDLYEQANHEQKDDQTILMIRRSS
- a CDS encoding type II toxin-antitoxin system PemK/MazF family toxin, which encodes MIVKRGDVYFADLSPVVGSEQGGVRPVLVIQNNIGNRFSPTVIIAAITAQIQKAKLPTHVEIDAKSYGFDRDSVILLEQIRTIDKQRLTDKITHLDEEMMSRVNEALNISLGLIDF
- a CDS encoding CopG family ribbon-helix-helix protein; the protein is MISLPQHLLQEVDGLVEKENSNRSEFVRQAMKLYLHERKKRLIREMMQQGYMEMAKINLNIASEAFEAEEEADDTTIRLVSGV
- the alr gene encoding alanine racemase: MVHEGYRDTVVEVDLDAIAHNVKEFLQWLTPGVRLMVAVKGDAYGHGAIRVSQAALEAGATDLAVAFLDEAIELREAGIQAPILILGHTPPRGLEQALELDTALTVSDGETMAAIAEIARRHNRTARVHVKVDTGMGRLGLWPDEAIALIEQWVDRSGVVIEGVFTHFATADEPDKTYAKDQHYRLMEVVNRLGEKGIKIPLIHCANSAAAIDLPEYSHGMVRVGISMYGYYPSPDVNRVAVKLQPALTLKTKITRLACPEEGMGISYGKTRVVDGTRWIATLPVGYADGYSRLLSNKGVALVQGKRVPVVGRVCMDQTMLDVTDAMPVKTGDEVVLYGRQGEEAVTVDQVATLLGTISYEITCMLDRRIPRIYTRSGNRVSIRNLLLDPSQKLL
- a CDS encoding oxidoreductase yields the protein MDPIRVGIIGYGLAGSVFHAPLVESVPGFTWMAAVTANRGEEVVRNHPHVRVESDPEALFADPSVDLVVVASPNETHFSLAKRALLAGKHVVVDKPFVIRSEEGDELNRLALDRGRVLSAFHNRRWDNDFLTLRSCMEAGRMGEVHTYHARWDRFRPQVRDRWRERDEPGAGTLYDLGSHLIDQALCLFGMPDTVTADLFPQRWGAQVPDYFYLTLAYGKRRRVVLSGGSMVAEPGPRFEVHGERGSFIKWGLDGQEEDLKKGRRPKDPGWGEEDPHFYATLVVEDGRRISERVPTLRGSYESYYEGVRNAIRGHAPVPVTADEATQVIRVIERAVESAALGRTVDW